The Malus sylvestris chromosome 3, drMalSylv7.2, whole genome shotgun sequence genomic sequence aatctaaaagGAGTGTTACAAAATTGTCTATCAAACAGCCACTTAGTAAACGATTTTCGTCCATTTCTCACTAAACGAACAATGCTTAAGAAGATTTCGATtctaataagaaacaaaaaatatatatacaagggAAGAAAATACAAATCAGAATTTACAATTTCTCATCCTCGACAATTTTTCGAATAAGCACATGAACATTAGAAAATTTGGCTACACTTGAAGGAACAAAAAGAAGATATGCATCTGGGGAGAAAAAGGAGTTGAGTTCAAAGCCGTCGAGAGTATCCAGAACCTGCACATTTCTTGCAAAGTACCAATCCTACAGAAAAACAGAATTAATTTGAGACAGAAAAAGGAGAGACGGAATGGAACCGTACAAAACCAATGCCGAAAAAAGTTCACAATCTGATGAATAACTTGACAATTTGATTACTACCAGAATCATTGAGGGGTTAGATTATCATAATACACCTTAGTATTAATCTACGCGATTTACTTGTTCAGTACTACAACTTGTGACATACGACATGGTACTTCTGTAGTACCGCGGACATTAAAAAATCAGAACGGCGAGAAGTATTATTAACCAAAATCGTAGATCGATTATGTCCTTCGATGACCATACATGCCTAATTGAGGTCTAAGGGCCATAATAATACAGGAAACAAGTATCAGAAACTGTTACCTGCACCCTTGCACACCTTGCAGTCAACCAAGCCCGTCTCTACCTTCATTTTTCCATTGTTGCAGAAGACACATTTTGTACCACCTACCGGTCGCAAATCACATTTATATATTAGGTCAAGACGGACAGTGAGACACCACCACGGCAAGTCTCACTGTAAAGTGGCAAAATgttgaaagaaataaaacaattactaaatgttgaaacaaAGAAACATAACCGATGATGTACAGATTCATATAATTTGACAAGCAGTACTAACATTTTTTGTTTGCAGCACTGTGATCCTAGTCCTATATATGATATATCCTTGAATGCTTCAAACTAATATTCTGTAGAGTAGGGATCAACTATTAGATGTTGAACGCTACATTAAGTTCTAATTGTTCGAGAACGCATCCAAAGACCTAACTCAAACTGTGAACAATACTGCAAAATGGTTACAAAGAGAGATTCCACCAAGGTGTATGGTGgtcacctttttcttctctatacTTTTAGCCTTAACGTTTCCTTTCTAGGTTCTTGCAATACTTGTGCTCTTCTGTTAACGAGTCTATCTTTTCAACGGAAAGAACATAAATCGTAGTATCCACAGCACATTGAAACTGAGAGAGCTCAAAATTATGAGGAAGATACAATTCAGAGTAGACTGCACCCAAGTTATAACGTGCGACAGTGCGAGCTATAAATGGTAGTTGTACTTAAAACCCTTCAGTCTAAACTGGTTGGGTTCAGTCCTCTGTTAAAACCTCAATCTACGCAGGTCACCACTGGAAAATCTTACTTGTCCGGTGACCGAAACTATGTGAGGAATACTTCTAATCGAAATCCAAAAACCACATCTTGTCAACCAAGTCCATCTTCGGCTTATTTCTAACAATCAAAAGTGCTTTTGCCTAAGTTTGGGAGAAAAACTAAAAAGTAATTATGGGTCATAGAAGTGCTATTTAGAGAAGCACATAACTTggattttttaataaaatttaatgTGTTTCTAATAAAAGCACTTCTAGTATTTCTGTCAATCATTCATTTCTTATgtcaaaattaaaaaccaagatAGCAAAAGCAACCGGAAAGTGATTACCGTTGCCAGCACATCTCTCACAAGGCACAGGGTCACCCTGCAAATGATTCATCAAGCTTAACTCAAAGAAGCTAAAATCCATAATCCCCATTTAGTAAGCATAACCCTAATTTGGAAAAATAGCTACAATAAATAGATTTTGACATTTGGCGTGCATAAATGATTTGTAAAGACGACATATTGATCCCATATATCGACCACAACCCAACGATGatataataaggacaaaataaacaCTGATCAGTTCTGCAACCAAAtgtcaaaatatgtttatcGTAGCTAATTGGCcttatatttttttggaaaaacaaaGGCAGAAGGGGTAGGTAGTGACCTTCAGACCGAGAAAGAGGGAGAAAGCAATGGCGGCCAAGACACTGATTGTGGCAAGAAAAGTTTGGGTGTCCAAGGGTCTGTCGAAGCCAGCAAACAGGAAAATGGGCTGGACCAACAGCCTCGCAGTTGGCTGAATTATGATTTCAGGTCCGGCGGCGGCAATGGTGGCAATGCCGGTGGCGGAGCAACGGATGAGTGGAGGAGGGGTTTCGGGTTTTGTTTGAGGTTGGTGTGGAAAAGAATGAGAAGTTGCtgacggagaagaagaagaaaaaagagggtGGAGGGAATAGCAGGAAAGTGTGGCCATGGATATAGAGTATAATGAGTATGTGGAGCTCAGTTTCGttatttgtatttgatttttttaattaattaattaattattattatttttttttaagaaacgatattatttacattaaagtAAGGGAGGtgattagtaataatgtggttcaaattctcttttggcaagaatcgaacctaagggatgggcaaaatacccgcGGATATAGGTAACCATGGTTACCCgctcatttaaatttcacggttacggttatgggtaaccgtttagataaataaactgttatgagtataaccgtttacccctGAAATTTAAATAGGTGATTATgagtattaaccgcggttataaacgggtaaccgtttacccatttattttatatatgtaaaattaatacAAACCATGGTTTCTATCgaacaaaacttaaatcaatgctattgactatagtgTATGGTTTATATagctaattatatatattatgttaatactttACATTATAGGTtaaataactcaaaaatattgttttctaaacagttttcgtaacaacaaatatttaacaaatattatattaccttcattggtaacatgGATTAGTAGTAAAAGTTTTCCCAAAAGATtaggaaaataaataacaattCCCCTTAGTCCCACTCACTTAATTCAACCCAAGGCCTGTTCCTCAAAAATGTTGCGACTTGCCATTTCAACTAATCCCTCACTTTTGTTAGCATTGTTACTAATTTATATATCCTATATTCCAATTTTGtcttttaaaactatttttcttgctttttcattctttatcaattaaaaatatcgttcgtaaattattatttcaattattggaatagTATGAggacttaaaaattaaaatatggaaatgtatgataAATGTACCTATAAAGGTGtttaattcttaaaaaaaaattatgacaattttttttttaattttcaagttgttaaaaaacatgtagacgggtgaaaaatgggtaatggtaaaaaaaaaaaaaaaagataaaagggttaaaaagggtaaatgggtatTAAGCGGTTGCGGATAAATGGGTATGTGgctatgggtatggttaaccgtttataaacggttatgggtatgtgTATAActgtttaggcaattacccaacgagTAAAAGGTTATGCGTGTATGAGCATAAACGATTATGGATAAAAAACCTCGGTTACCTGCTTGCCATAACCGTTACCCATCCCTactaaaacctcttacttacaagtaaaaaagatATCACtataccgtaatactaagtagctatttctaattttttttttttcaaggaaaGGAAAGAAGGGAGTAAAAGACCCTTTCCAACTTTCTTCGTAAAAAGTCTTTTCCTACGCTTTTCTCTTTACATACACCTTATtattcttagtattaatttaataatttgagggaaaagaagacataaaaaaaaggttgcaTTGAATGGTAAAATGTGTGTGTAAATAACTTTGACTTTCAGTTGTTTGGTAAATATTTTGGCATCAACTTGAAGTTGTAGGTCTTCGATACAACTCTCGTGGATGACAAGTtcgataaaaaattattatggaTAACTCATTGTGCCGAGTAGTCCAAGTCTATCACCACTAATATAAATGAGTAATTATCAGGGAGGCCAACTATTtagaccaaattttgtaaaacatatGACGTGGTGGTTGATGATcatattattacttaagtatttgttaacgtgcttattttatAAGAAAagctaatgaaaatggcttgaaaactttgagttttaacgataaggacaaaataaagggtaaagtgaatactaccaggattgactttttagtgtaaaaatgtggtttttcgttaaagtgaacaatactgggagcttttcattaaagttctctATTTTCTATTGGTGAAACACCAcatagtttacaaatttggtatTCCTAACCTTCTTCAATATGAAGATATTGTTgaactcaaaagaaaaaaagtcatAACTTGGTAAAGGCCCAACCAAACTACGCTATGATGTGAACCCGAACCAATAATTGTTGGACATAGACTTGACGATCTATAGGTGCAACTCGACATATAATCTGAATGAATAGTAGGTGAGGCCTAActttattagagagatgatacaaatatgAGATGAAACATATGGTAAAGGTAGTATTTTTGAAACAAGTGACCGTTTGAACCCACTTAGTGACATTCGAACTGGATCCAACGATAATCGGACTCAACATGATGACGACCACCTGTTGAATATTTCAAGAACATATGGTCTCGTTTGGTAGCTCAGATTGTACTGACTATTTGAATCGTATATGATAAATAGtcatcggatagtactgactaaattagtcggccGTATGTCGGATTAATCTGTCTATCGGTAATATGTCGAACTATGataattttctaaaaaaattcaCATAATAATTGTTGGTAAAACTTAAAATGAAAAATGTgagaaaaccccaaaaaaaaccCACAAGCCAAGAAAACTGACACATAAAAAACCCACAAGCCAAGAAAACTGACACATAGGACTTTGTTTGATTTAAGGAAACAGGCTAGCTAGTGCTATAGATATAGATTGAGTTGGGCAAGCTTTTAAGTAAATACTAGTGCTCCACTTCTAGAATATTAAGTAACTGGTGAAGAAGGAAGGTTAGCTTTAAAGAAGTCATTCATTGGCGAGGAAGACTAACCTCTTTTACACAAGGTTAAGAAGTCACTTGGTATACAATATAGAATTTCTATTattcctcaatttttttttggagaggAAATTCAAGGAggactttgtttttttttttctttcaacaaaccaagaACACTCATCGGACATAAAATTGGGCTGACTATGATTTGGGCATTGGGCTGGGGAAAGGCATTGACAAAATTTGATTTGGAGAAGGGGAACGGTCGAGTGACGCCTCCAGATATCAGCCAATATGACGGATCGACAATACCTAACAACCACAAATGTTTCCCCTGCAAGACTTCATTCAAAGGCAGACAGGAATACAGGGTCATACTCAGCTCTCGAGCGGCTAATTCCTCAGGTTCCCTTTACCCTCTCTGTACAGCTTGTGGAACACATCGTTTTGCCGCCGATCTccattcttctctctctcactctcttcattGTTCTTCTGTGTGCTTTTCGCTGGACGAGACGGAAAATTGCTCGGCGACTGATTGCAGAAGAGTGGCGCCCAGGGTGGAGAACTTGTCAAGGAACTGCTCGAAGGCCTACAATGAAAAGTCGTTAAAGGCGGCCTCGTGAAGATGGAAAGGATATCGCCCAACTAATTATCCCCAGCTTTTGAGGTGTTTTAATAGTACGGTGTCAACCGTATAAAATTTGATGGATGGATAATTAAGCGGGTGCTTATTTAGTATAAGAGTGCACCAAACAATTGCTTCAGTATTATTTATTCTATCTGATTCTTTATACGGCTTGCCAAATGAGGCCTATATGTCGACTAGTGTTAGAAGAGAATGAAGTTAGGTATTTGGCCAACAGTTATTTCTCTTCAAATTTAAGCATTGGAACTTTTCCATTTTTGGCTAAAAGGCACGATCCATGATCAACTAGTGCATCTCTTTACTGACAGACATAATATTTGGGTCATTGGTGCTTTGCGTCAGACATGCCCCATTGAAAATATTGCTTTTTTACTCAATTttcttgctctctctctctctttcctctccatcacattcatataatttctttctagttatttctaagggaactctgcatgtgtaagtttatcttacattgctgGTCCCAAGCctggataaaggaggagggggagggcgttaGGTAGTCGACAGCTGGCACTCCtaggttacgtcgaatccttatgaaaattaATCTAGAACGAATTTGCGCTAAACTAggacgtcacccgtaagtggtgCGCTGTGTGGctcgagcacagtgataagtgagcaagggtcgctgtatctccatcggcacccagatgcagtgttaaatgagcaagggggtcatagaaacttctttttgaatgactccactcaaagttgtttatGAGCATAttctcctatcaactttacacatgacacacaaaagaagtactttgatcctattagacgggggagggtgaagaagctaggacagaaggttagagttcaagagagtaatatgcgtttaggaacgtggaatataggaacattaacgggaaaatctatggaagtagtggaagttatgatgaggagaaggataaatattaagtgcctacaagaaactaaatgggttggtcttaaggcaaatgatctagaaaactcagttttaaactttggtattcgggcacaaatagaacgagaaacggtgttggcatcattgtggacaagatcttgacacaagatgttttaaatgtcaagagggtaggagatagaatcatggcaatcaagattgtaataggacaagaactcatcaatgtgattagtgtgtatgcacctcaagtagggttagatacgagtttgaaggagaaattttgggaagacctgggagacttggtgcaaggaattgctcagatggagaaggtatttatataaggagatttaaatggacacgtgggcaaggagataggcaactatggaggtttttaTGGTggtcatggttttggggagagaaacgaggatgggaaagctatcttggattttgcaatggcatatgatctcttcgtagccaacaccttctttaagaagaaagaagaacatgtgatcacctacaagagtgggtcatcaaaaacacaaatagattttcttctaatgaggaaaggggaccgtataacttgtaaggattgcaaagttataccgggagagagcttggctaatcaacatcgcttgttggtgatggatgtacatatcaaaagagagagaaaaaagaacaagacttggaagtgcccaaggactagatggtggaatcttaaaggagaaaaacaagtcattttcaaagagaaagtaatcacccaatgcatgtgggatagagagggggaagttagccaaaggtgggattccatggctagttgtatcttaaaagtagcaaaagaagtattaggagagtccaagggctttgctccataccaaaaggaatcttggtggtggaatgaggatgtacaaacaaaggtgaaggctaagaaggaatgttgtaaagccttatacaaggataagaccgatgaaaatggtgaaaggtatataagagcgaagcaagaggcgaagaaagcttgAGAGAAGCTAAGCTATCGGtctatgacgatatgtataagcgactagataccaaagaaggagagttggatatctataaactagctcaagcaagggaaaagaagacaagggacctgaaccaagtgaggtgcatcaaggatgaggatggaaaggttcttgctacagagaacgcggtcaaagacagatggagaggttattttcataatcttttcaatgaaggacatgaaatgagtacttctttgGGGGAGTTAAGTAACTCAGacgagtgtagaaactactcattttatcgccaaattaggaaggaagaagtggttgtagctttgaaaaagatgaagcatagaaaagcagtgggccagatgatataccgatcgaagtgtggaaggTCTTGGGAAAGATGGGTTTAGCATGGTTCACTGactttttcaataggattttgaaaacgaagaagatgccaaatgagtggcaaaatagcactttggtgcctatctacaagaataagggcggtgtacaaaattgcatgaactataggggtattaacctaatgagtcatacaatgaagctttgggagagagtcattgagcatagattgaggcaagagacacgggtttcaaaCAATCAAtttgggttcatgccagggcgctcaaccatggaggcaatctatctcttacgaagattgatggaaatatatagagatgggaaaaatgatttacacatagtctttatagatttggaaaaaacgtatgatagggtcccaagagacattctttggaggattttagagaagaaatgagtacgagtagcatatatccaagctataaaggatatgtatgatgaaGCAAAGACTATTGTAAGAActtatgaaggacaaaccgaaagcttccccataactatagggttacatcaaggctcatccttaaatccttacctttttgcattggtaagggatgagttaacatgacatattcaagaaggggtaaatgcaaagcttaacctttggagagaagtgttggaagctaaaggtcttcgcctaagccgatcaaagatagaatatatggagtgcaagttcagtgcaaatggaggccaaaatgagttaggggtgaggatcggagatcaagaaataccaaagagcgaccacttttgctacctaggatctatcttgcaaaagaacggagaattagatggagatgtcaaccatagaatacaaccTGGAT encodes the following:
- the LOC126614513 gene encoding protein disulfide-isomerase LQY1, chloroplastic-like, which gives rise to MATLSCYSLHPLFSSSSPSATSHSFPHQPQTKPETPPPLIRCSATGIATIAAAGPEIIIQPTARLLVQPIFLFAGFDRPLDTQTFLATISVLAAIAFSLFLGLKGDPVPCERCAGNGGTKCVFCNNGKMKVETGLVDCKVCKGAGLVLCKKCAGSGYSRRL